A region of Necator americanus strain Aroian chromosome I, whole genome shotgun sequence DNA encodes the following proteins:
- a CDS encoding hypothetical protein (NECATOR_CHRI.G1980.T1), which yields MIGCDDFDPHSELHITFMHALSVLAPPVNLSAIFCIIRKSTKQMGAFKWYLLLYQTANTTIDFIYLTVTLPVIFFPIPMGYTGSWIAA from the coding sequence ATGATTGGATGTGATGATTTCGACCCTCACTCTGAACTACACATCACATTCATGCATGCGTTGTCTGTGCTTGCTCCACCAGTGAACCTTTCCGCTATTTTCTGTATTATCCGCAAGTCCACAAAACAAATGGGCGCATTCAAATGGTACCTACTGCTCTATCAAACTGCCAACACCACAATTGACTTCATATATTTGACCGTAACACTTCCTGTGATATTTTTCCCAATTCCAATGGGCTACACTGGATCCTGGATCGCTGCATGA